Within the Sulfurospirillum barnesii SES-3 genome, the region CTGCTTTCATTAAACCTTGAAGCGCACTTTTGGGATTGACACTTTGACCATCTCCACGCTTAACACTTCCTGATTCAAACTCTTTAAGCGCTAAATTTCCAGCAGGACCGCAAAGCGTGATGTTCACAACTTTACTGTGATCTTTAAGTGCACTGGTAGAGAGCACCATGCCCATCATCTGGGTTTGGGTATCACCTGATGTGATAAGAACATTTAAACCTTTAACCTCTTGAGCACTAAGGGGTAACACCAAAGCACCTGCTACAGCCATTGAGAGTAAAACACGTTTCATACTGTCTCCTATATAATTTGGGATGAACAATATTATAATAAAATCTTAAACAGTTATGCCAATGTCACACAAAAAAGAAAATTTTTTTCACCTATGCTCTAAAAAAGTACACCCTCATAGCGTGTGTTTAAAAATTAAGCACATACGGGTTAAAATTCCATTTTCATTTCAATCAATTTTTACTATACTTTTTAAATAGCTTTACCAAAGGATTTCTCACGATTTCGCGCGAAGAACAGACTCGAATCACTTCTATTGTCATTCGTGTAGCAGCGATGCTTTTAGAATACGGTGCAGAGAGTCGCTTAATTGAACAACTCTCTTCACGTTTAGGCATTGCCCTTGGGTGTACATCCATTGAAATATCGCTTATTCCCTCAGCCATTGTTCTCACAACCCTCATCGGAGACTCTTCTGTGACCACAACAAGACGTGCGCATGACCAACCGATTAATATGTCTATTGTGCATCAAATTGTCTCACTGTGCATTTTGGCTGAGCAAAACCCTCGAAATGTCATGCTCATAGAGAGACAAATTGGAAACATCCACGCCAATCCTTATCCAAAATGGTTACTCATTCCTGCCATTGGCCTTTCATGTGCGGCTTTTAGCCATTTACACGGGGCAGATTGGGTGGGTTTTTGGATCACTTTTTTAGCCTCGGCTGTGGGTATGGCAGTACGCATGGAACTCTCCTCACGCAAATACTCTATGCTTATCGTCTTTGCCTTTACCGCTTTTGTTTGCACCCTGATTGCCAGTCTTTCTTTGTATCATGAATTAAGCACCACTGCAAGTATTGTTTTTTCTTCAAGTGTGTTGCTACTTGTTCCTGGATTTCCCTACATCAACGCAATGCTTGATGCTTTTAAAGGGTATATTAGTATGGGGTGGGGGCGTTGGACACAAGCAACACTGCTCACCCTTATGACCTCACTTGGCATTATGCTTGCCATTGGTCTTTTAGGAGTGAAGGGATGGTAATGTTAGCGTGGGCTACACTTTTGTTAGATACTTTATGGGCAGCAATTCCTGCTGTTGGATTTGGAATGATTTTTAATGTACCCCGTTCAGCCTTGCCTTTTTGTGCTTTAGGCGGTGCGCTCACGTATGGTACAAGAGAAGTTTTACTCTACCATCATCTCTCTATTGAATTCT harbors:
- a CDS encoding threonine/serine ThrE exporter family protein, translating into MRVAAMLLEYGAESRLIEQLSSRLGIALGCTSIEISLIPSAIVLTTLIGDSSVTTTRRAHDQPINMSIVHQIVSLCILAEQNPRNVMLIERQIGNIHANPYPKWLLIPAIGLSCAAFSHLHGADWVGFWITFLASAVGMAVRMELSSRKYSMLIVFAFTAFVCTLIASLSLYHELSTTASIVFSSSVLLLVPGFPYINAMLDAFKGYISMGWGRWTQATLLTLMTSLGIMLAIGLLGVKGW